GGCGCGATCTCCAGCAGCGCGAACAGATTCGCGAGCGGATGCAGTGCGTGATCAGGTAGCGCGGCGATCTGTTCCTCGGCTACGGGATCGATGATGAGCTTGAACACTCAGACATCGATCCCACGAGCAGCCAGGATTTCCCGCCATGGCCTCCCATGAGGAACGGGTTCGCCGGCCAGAGCCTGCTGGGAGCGGACGTGCATCTGACGGCGCCCCTCCGGATCCTTTGCGGTGTCACACGCGGAGATCCACCAGCGGTGCATGAAAGCGTTCAGCGCTCCAAGATCCAAACTCACCCTGACCTCGTCGAGCACGGCCTTGAGCCCGACGTCGAAAGCCTCGCGATCTTCTGGGACGACCAGCGCGGCACGGATGGCCCGCAGGTTCTTCTCAGGCAGAGGCGCGCCGATGGAGATGAAGTCCTGCGGTTGCGCGGTCATACCCGCTCCTTCCTTGTCCTCTAGAGACTACAGAGGAAGGGTGACAACCTTCACGCACACATGAGAGGTAGGCCTGTCACAGTATGAAGTGAAGCGGGTGACGGGAATCGAACCCGCGCTGTCAACTTGGGAAGTGCATCGATCACGGCTCGTCGGGCGGCTGATCTGGGCGTTCGACCGGTCGTGAGTAACCGTGACTGACCCCTCGTCACCCTGTCCAACGGCCCGACGATGCCCACAGCGATGGAGACCCTGACACGAACCGGATCCTTATGCTGAGGTCATCCATGAACTGGCAACCGGGAGCGTCGATGCCGATCGAACGAGGATCCGGCGTGATTCGCCCGCCACGAGGTGCTACAGGGTTCCGAGATCAGGGAACGGAACAGCTTCCATCGATGGATCCGCGAGTCTTCGCCTCCGTCTGTCACCAGGCGGCCCGACTTGTGCGCGGCAGGGTTCTGGAGATCACGCCGCCTGGGGTCACACCGGACTTCCACACGGCCGTGATCAGGAGTGGAGAGCTGAGCGCCGCAGTGCTCGGGCATATGCACTTGCCGTACATCGCGCTCGCTCGGGTTCCGGTAGGTCACGTGGTCTTCGTCGACGACTGGAGTGATCTTGAGGTGGCGTTGACATCTTCGGGCACCTTCCGTCTTCTGACGAGAAGTGAACTGGAGACCCCTATCGACTTGATCGACACCTCGTACCTCGACGGTGCAGAACGCCGACAGATCGCCTATTGGAAGCCCGAGACCCTCGGCGAACTGATGTTCAACTATTGGGATTGAGCCAGCGATGACACCGTAGCGGAGGAGGGAGCACGGGTGATTATGTGCCTCTTGGCATCAGCCAGGAGCGCAATGCACGGCCCGCGCGTTCCTCGCCCGCCTGGCCCTGGTCCGCTCAGCTTGTGGTCGACGGCGGACGGGATGAGCAGGCCCCTACCCCAGCCACTCACAGGCCGGCGGTGGTGAGCACACCCGTGGAGGTCGACCGGACGGTCAGCCGCTCCGGCACGGTCAGCCTGGCCGGACGCATCGTGCCGGCGGCCGAGATTCTCAACGGCCGTCGGGTCACCGTCCGGATCGAGGAACACATCCTGATGTTCTTCGA
The Nonomuraea muscovyensis genome window above contains:
- a CDS encoding DUF6247 family protein — protein: MTAQPQDFISIGAPLPEKNLRAIRAALVVPEDREAFDVGLKAVLDEVRVSLDLGALNAFMHRWWISACDTAKDPEGRRQMHVRSQQALAGEPVPHGRPWREILAARGIDV